One part of the Polyangiaceae bacterium genome encodes these proteins:
- a CDS encoding universal stress protein, which produces MSFVVVVGMDGSRLSELALEQGAQLCEQHSSATIHVVSVVDGYDPMGRLEYAADRGALDLSKERAELDARLTALSTSRPGLPTLVPHVLAGPPAKEIARVASHHDADVIVVGTHGRKGVERLMLGSVAAEILKIARCSVLVVREKHWKDDSNA; this is translated from the coding sequence ATGAGTTTTGTCGTGGTCGTGGGGATGGATGGCTCGCGGCTCAGTGAGCTGGCGTTGGAGCAGGGCGCTCAGCTGTGTGAGCAACACTCTTCGGCGACGATTCACGTGGTCAGCGTCGTGGACGGCTACGACCCCATGGGCCGCCTGGAGTACGCAGCGGATCGTGGAGCCCTGGATCTGAGCAAGGAGCGTGCAGAGCTCGACGCCCGCCTCACAGCGCTCAGCACGAGCCGTCCGGGATTGCCCACCCTGGTCCCCCACGTGCTAGCTGGGCCGCCAGCCAAGGAGATCGCGCGGGTCGCTTCACATCACGATGCGGACGTGATCGTGGTTGGCACTCACGGCAGGAAAGGCGTGGAGCGCTTGATGCTAGGGAGCGTCGCCGCCGAGATCTTGAAGATCGCACGCTGCTCGGTGCTGGTTGTGCGGGAAAAGCACTGGAAAGACGACTCGAACGCCTAG
- a CDS encoding ATP-dependent metallopeptidase FtsH/Yme1/Tma family protein — translation MPQTNPPPRPSLPGGPPPSPESQRPQPWGLMVLMALLFAAFWGYQNLSSMGGHATSIPYTEFYQQVGEGKIEQVEIRGDQVTGKYKPGSEGEKGKRFTTVLPLQDDKDLLPTLRNNKVTVEVVSPEAGAMVWISQLLPFALLIGIFIWMGRRTSKMMSQGGPFGGLIKGRSKRFNQETDVKITFSDVAGSSAAKQDLQEVVEFLKDPTRFQRLGGKVPRGVLLVGPPGTGKTLIARAVAGEAGVPFFSINGSEFIEMFVGVGAARVRELFEESKKVSPAIIFIDEIDAVGRARGAGLGGGHDEREQTLNQLLSEMDGFSRNDLTIVIAATNRPDVLDPALLRPGRFDRRVVVDRPELRARVAILGVHTKNKPLGKDVDLSLIAKNTPGFSGADLANLCNEAALAAARRGANEINMEDFLEAQDKIMLGAPRETVLRPQEKRRVAIHEAGHAVVAHFSEGSDPLHRVTIIPRGMALGVTQSTPQPDKHLVLRSELETQLRMLLGGYAAEHVVLGEVSSGASNDLQRATDTAYKMVANYGMSDRLGPVYHDHKSDHPFLGQRIATESGTSDATVHVIEQEIRTLVSAAQSQAESLIEENRAGFDALVQSLLEHETVERAEIIELLGPGRSGEPEEIPAAVH, via the coding sequence ATGCCGCAAACCAATCCACCTCCGCGCCCAAGCCTGCCCGGCGGGCCGCCGCCGAGCCCCGAATCTCAGCGCCCCCAGCCGTGGGGCCTGATGGTCTTGATGGCGCTCTTGTTCGCAGCGTTCTGGGGCTACCAGAACTTGTCGTCGATGGGCGGGCACGCGACCAGCATTCCCTACACCGAGTTCTACCAGCAGGTTGGGGAAGGCAAGATCGAGCAGGTCGAAATCCGTGGGGATCAAGTCACGGGAAAGTACAAGCCCGGCTCCGAGGGAGAGAAGGGTAAGCGCTTCACCACGGTGCTTCCGCTCCAGGACGACAAAGACCTGCTGCCGACGCTGCGCAACAACAAGGTTACGGTCGAGGTGGTGTCCCCGGAGGCCGGGGCGATGGTGTGGATCAGCCAGCTGCTGCCGTTCGCGTTGCTCATCGGCATCTTCATCTGGATGGGACGGCGCACCTCCAAGATGATGTCCCAAGGCGGACCGTTTGGTGGCCTGATCAAGGGACGCAGCAAGCGCTTCAATCAAGAGACCGACGTCAAGATCACCTTCTCCGACGTGGCGGGCTCGAGCGCAGCCAAGCAGGACCTGCAAGAGGTGGTCGAGTTCCTGAAGGACCCCACGCGCTTTCAGCGCCTCGGCGGCAAGGTGCCGCGCGGTGTTTTGCTGGTTGGCCCGCCTGGCACAGGCAAGACGCTCATCGCACGAGCCGTGGCGGGTGAGGCCGGTGTGCCTTTCTTCTCGATCAACGGCTCGGAGTTCATCGAGATGTTCGTGGGCGTCGGTGCTGCGCGAGTGCGCGAGCTATTCGAGGAGTCCAAGAAGGTCTCTCCCGCGATCATCTTCATTGACGAGATCGATGCGGTGGGACGCGCTCGAGGGGCCGGTCTTGGGGGTGGTCACGACGAGCGTGAGCAGACGTTGAACCAGTTGCTCAGCGAGATGGATGGGTTCTCGCGCAACGACCTCACGATCGTGATCGCCGCCACCAACCGACCCGATGTCTTGGATCCGGCGCTGCTGCGCCCTGGGCGTTTCGACCGGCGGGTGGTGGTGGATCGACCGGAGCTTCGCGCGCGCGTCGCCATTCTCGGCGTGCACACGAAGAACAAGCCCCTCGGTAAGGACGTCGACCTTTCGCTGATCGCGAAGAACACGCCCGGCTTCTCCGGCGCTGATCTGGCCAACCTGTGCAACGAGGCCGCGCTCGCGGCCGCACGGCGAGGGGCCAACGAGATCAACATGGAAGACTTCCTGGAGGCGCAGGACAAGATCATGCTCGGTGCGCCTCGAGAGACGGTGCTCCGGCCTCAAGAAAAGCGCCGAGTGGCCATTCACGAAGCTGGCCACGCGGTGGTGGCGCACTTCAGCGAGGGTTCCGACCCGCTGCATCGCGTTACAATTATTCCGCGCGGAATGGCGCTTGGAGTGACCCAGAGCACGCCCCAGCCCGACAAGCATCTCGTGCTGCGTTCGGAGCTCGAGACGCAACTGCGCATGCTGCTTGGCGGGTACGCAGCGGAGCACGTCGTGCTGGGGGAAGTGTCTAGCGGTGCATCGAACGATCTGCAGCGCGCGACGGATACGGCCTACAAGATGGTCGCGAACTACGGCATGAGCGACCGGCTCGGCCCGGTGTATCACGACCACAAGTCGGACCATCCGTTCCTGGGCCAGCGCATCGCCACGGAGAGCGGCACCAGCGACGCAACGGTGCACGTGATCGAACAGGAGATCCGTACCCTCGTCAGCGCGGCTCAGTCCCAGGCGGAATCGTTGATCGAGGAGAATCGTGCTGGCTTCGACGCGCTGGTGCAGTCGCTGCTCGAGCACGAAACCGTGGAGCGCGCCGAGATCATCGAGTTGCTCGGCCCGGGTCGGTCGGGGGAACCCGAAGAGATCCCAGCTGCCGTGCACTGA
- the argS gene encoding arginine--tRNA ligase — translation MSQLENRIEQALKEAVVAALGEAQREADPMLRPAQNARFGDYQANLAMGLAKQLGQKPRDLAQKIADALPTVPGGDLFEKVEIAGPGFINLTLTLDALNETGKAMLGDERLLVSRAEKPQKVVVDYSSPNVAKEMHVGHLRSTIIGDAVGRVLSAKGHTVIRQNHLGDWGTQFGMLIENLLEQQTDLGSVRELTAIYQAAKKRFDAEPEFQERAKQRVVKLQGGDEETLAVWRQLVEQTVQYLDGEYKRMGVLLEPSDVCGESFYNSMLPGVVERLKAEGHLVENDGAQCVFPEGFKNKQGEPLPMIVQKSDGGYLYATTDLAAVLHRTQTLGATWLIYVIGLPQFQHVDMLKKVVTDYGWISSDVTMQYVGFGSVLGTDGKLLRTRSGGSGTVKLKDLLDEAEEKAAAAVKEKNPDLDAERTQEIARAIGIGALKYADLSSDRVKDYVFDWDRMLAFNGNTAPYLINAYVRTQSIFRKANIDPASLDLSALDVKEEAERALLLQLVRYAAAVESVAASLEPHRLCGYLYDVASAFHPFFEKCPVIKGDVAPEVRASRLVLCELTARVLRQGLGLLGIQTVQQM, via the coding sequence ATGTCCCAGCTAGAAAATCGGATTGAGCAAGCCCTGAAAGAAGCCGTCGTCGCCGCCCTGGGCGAGGCGCAGCGCGAGGCCGATCCGATGCTGCGTCCGGCTCAGAACGCGCGCTTTGGGGACTACCAGGCCAACTTGGCCATGGGCCTGGCGAAGCAGCTCGGGCAGAAGCCGCGGGACCTCGCCCAAAAAATCGCGGATGCGTTGCCCACCGTGCCCGGCGGCGACTTGTTCGAGAAGGTGGAAATCGCCGGTCCCGGCTTCATCAACCTCACGCTGACCCTCGACGCGTTGAACGAGACCGGCAAGGCGATGCTCGGCGACGAGCGCTTGCTGGTAAGCCGTGCGGAAAAACCCCAGAAGGTGGTGGTCGACTACTCGAGCCCCAACGTGGCGAAGGAGATGCACGTCGGGCACCTGCGCTCCACCATCATCGGTGACGCCGTGGGGCGCGTCTTGAGCGCCAAGGGTCACACCGTGATCCGTCAGAATCATTTGGGCGACTGGGGCACCCAGTTCGGCATGCTGATCGAGAACCTGCTCGAGCAGCAGACGGATCTTGGAAGCGTGCGTGAGCTGACGGCCATCTACCAAGCGGCAAAGAAGCGCTTCGACGCCGAGCCGGAGTTCCAGGAGCGCGCCAAGCAGCGGGTGGTGAAGCTCCAAGGCGGCGATGAAGAGACCCTGGCGGTGTGGCGTCAGCTGGTGGAGCAGACGGTGCAGTACCTCGACGGCGAGTACAAGCGCATGGGCGTCTTGCTCGAGCCGAGCGACGTTTGCGGGGAGAGCTTCTACAACTCCATGCTCCCCGGCGTGGTGGAGCGCCTCAAGGCCGAAGGCCACCTGGTGGAGAACGACGGCGCCCAGTGCGTGTTTCCCGAAGGATTCAAGAACAAGCAGGGTGAGCCGCTGCCGATGATCGTGCAGAAGAGCGACGGCGGCTACCTCTACGCCACCACCGACCTGGCGGCGGTGCTCCACCGCACCCAGACCCTCGGGGCCACCTGGTTGATCTACGTGATCGGCCTGCCGCAGTTCCAGCACGTCGACATGCTCAAGAAGGTCGTGACCGACTACGGCTGGATCAGCTCCGACGTGACCATGCAGTACGTTGGCTTTGGCTCGGTGCTCGGTACCGATGGCAAGCTCCTGCGCACGCGTTCGGGCGGCTCCGGCACCGTCAAGCTCAAGGACCTCCTGGATGAGGCGGAGGAGAAGGCTGCGGCGGCGGTCAAGGAAAAGAACCCGGATCTGGACGCGGAGCGCACTCAGGAGATCGCGCGTGCCATCGGTATCGGAGCGTTGAAGTACGCGGATCTCTCGAGCGACCGCGTGAAGGACTATGTCTTCGACTGGGACCGCATGCTGGCGTTCAACGGCAACACCGCGCCATACCTGATCAATGCCTACGTGCGTACCCAGTCAATTTTCCGCAAGGCTAATATTGACCCAGCGTCACTCGACCTCTCGGCGCTTGACGTGAAAGAGGAGGCAGAGCGCGCACTGCTCTTGCAGCTGGTGCGCTACGCCGCCGCGGTGGAGTCTGTCGCAGCGAGCCTCGAGCCCCACCGCTTGTGCGGATATCTCTACGACGTTGCCTCCGCGTTCCACCCGTTCTTCGAAAAGTGTCCCGTGATCAAGGGCGACGTCGCACCCGAAGTGCGCGCGAGCCGTCTCGTCTTGTGCGAGCTCACCGCTCGAGTGCTGCGCCAAGGCCTCGGATTGCTTGGCATTCAGACCGTTCAGCAGATGTGA
- a CDS encoding deoxyribodipyrimidine photolyase, producing the protein MAVPELRITPVPRGDGQGPAPERPERDFVLYWMIANRRAHYNFALDRAIDHARRLKQPLVVLEALRVGYRWASDRLHAFVIQGMGDNQRSFAGSAATYLPYVEPETGAGSGLLQALAARASIVVTDEFPCFFLPDMVKAAANKLDVRLEMVDSNGVLPMRASNKAFERAFDFRRHLQKELLPHLEHFPRREPLKGLELPPAKLPKDLLGRWPAPPKAWLEEGAELDLASLPIDHEVSQVSYQGGSRAARKGLRGFVEDRLAYYAEKRSDAVDDNSSGLSPYLHFGHLSAHEVFRAVVGKDFDPLTPQSRSARGQKEGWWGLEPCVESFLDEVVTWREVGYNNCLFRKDYDKYRSLPDWAKQSLAEHAKDPRDYTYDLRTLEAGMTHDELWNAAQWQLKQDGRIHNYLRMLWGKKVLEWSKTPQQALETLIELNNKYAVDGRNPNSYSGIFWCFGRFDRAWGPERPIYGKIRYMSSDNTRRKMKVDAYLERWLPSQGRRLF; encoded by the coding sequence ATGGCAGTTCCTGAGCTTCGCATCACCCCCGTGCCTCGCGGCGACGGGCAAGGCCCCGCCCCGGAGCGCCCCGAGCGCGACTTCGTCCTCTACTGGATGATCGCCAACCGGCGCGCGCACTACAACTTCGCCCTGGACCGCGCCATCGACCATGCGCGCCGGCTCAAGCAGCCGCTGGTGGTGCTCGAAGCGCTGCGCGTCGGCTACCGCTGGGCAAGCGATCGCCTCCACGCGTTCGTGATCCAGGGCATGGGGGACAACCAGCGGAGCTTCGCGGGCTCGGCGGCTACGTATCTGCCGTACGTGGAGCCCGAGACCGGCGCTGGCAGCGGGCTCTTGCAGGCGCTTGCCGCGCGAGCCTCGATCGTGGTGACCGATGAGTTCCCCTGCTTTTTCCTCCCGGATATGGTGAAGGCTGCGGCAAACAAGCTCGACGTTCGCCTCGAGATGGTGGACAGCAACGGGGTCTTGCCGATGCGGGCGAGTAACAAAGCCTTCGAGCGCGCGTTCGACTTTCGGCGGCACTTGCAGAAGGAGCTGTTGCCTCACCTCGAACACTTCCCGCGGCGCGAGCCCTTGAAGGGCCTCGAGCTACCCCCGGCAAAGCTGCCGAAGGACTTGCTCGGCCGCTGGCCGGCGCCTCCCAAGGCCTGGCTCGAAGAGGGCGCTGAGCTCGACCTCGCGAGCTTGCCCATCGACCATGAGGTGTCTCAGGTCAGCTACCAGGGTGGCAGCCGTGCGGCGCGCAAGGGGCTGCGGGGGTTTGTGGAGGATCGACTCGCCTATTACGCCGAGAAGCGCAGTGACGCCGTGGACGACAACTCGAGCGGCCTCTCGCCGTATCTGCATTTCGGGCACCTGTCGGCCCATGAGGTGTTCCGTGCGGTGGTCGGCAAGGACTTTGACCCCCTCACCCCCCAATCCCGATCCGCCCGGGGACAGAAAGAAGGCTGGTGGGGCCTTGAACCGTGCGTGGAGAGCTTCCTCGACGAGGTCGTGACGTGGCGCGAAGTGGGCTACAACAACTGTCTTTTCCGCAAGGATTATGACAAGTACCGCTCGCTCCCCGACTGGGCCAAGCAGAGCCTCGCCGAGCACGCGAAGGATCCTCGGGATTACACCTACGACTTGCGCACCCTGGAAGCGGGCATGACCCACGATGAGCTGTGGAACGCCGCGCAGTGGCAGCTCAAGCAGGACGGGCGGATCCACAACTACCTGCGCATGCTCTGGGGCAAGAAGGTGCTCGAGTGGAGCAAGACCCCTCAGCAGGCCCTCGAGACGTTGATCGAGCTGAACAACAAGTACGCCGTGGACGGTCGCAACCCGAACTCTTACAGCGGGATCTTCTGGTGCTTTGGCCGCTTCGACCGCGCCTGGGGCCCTGAGCGGCCGATTTACGGGAAGATCCGCTACATGAGTAGCGACAACACGCGGCGCAAGATGAAGGTCGACGCCTACCTCGAGCGTTGGCTGCCGAGCCAAGGCCGCCGGCTGTTCTGA